A single genomic interval of Apteryx mantelli isolate bAptMan1 chromosome 21, bAptMan1.hap1, whole genome shotgun sequence harbors:
- the LOC106482015 gene encoding protein CutA homolog, translated as MGQTPAPASPSSAGRGQGQAVAEAAVMPGDIRGPSQGGRGGGVCSHCSQPSRPCSQQSRWRDGAGRRLSPSTMKMEWLSQRCQPPGAPSCSRPGRLALLLAMALSLLMYPVLKSLALQLHSAVTGSYIPGTHSIAFINCLNEQIAKDIARAIMDKKLAACVNILPKSSALYFWKGEIEESTEILLLVKTRTSKIGELSSYVRSIHPFEIPEIISLPIDQGNPLYFKWLEESIPRD; from the exons ATGGGCCAGACCCCGGCACCTGCTtcgcccagctctgcagggaggggacagggacaggccgTGGCGGAGGCAGCAGTGATGCCGGGGGACATCCGCGGGCCCagccagggaggaagaggaggaggagtctGTTCTCACTGCAGCCAGCCTTCCCGGCCGTGCTCCCAGCAGAGCAGGTGGCGGGACGGAGCGGGACGGCGGCTCTCGCCCAGCACGATGAAGATGGAGTGGCTGAGCCAGCGCTGCCAGCCGCCCGGCGCCCCCAGCTGCTCCCGGCCGGGCCGCCTGGCCCTGCTGCTG GCGATGGCTCTGTCTTTACTGATGTACCCAGTGCTGAAAAGTCTGGCTCTTCAGCTGCACTCTGCTGTCACTGGCAGTTACATCCCTGGGACCCATTCCATCGCCTTCATCAATTGTCTCAACGAGCAAATTGCCAAGGATATTGCAAG GGCCATTATGGATAAGAAGCTGGCTGCCTGCGTGAACATCCTGCCCAAGTCCTCGGCCCT gTATTTTTGGAAAGGCGAAATAGAAGAATCCACAGAAATACTGCTA TTAGTGAAAACAAGGACATCGAAGATAGGTGAATTGTCCAGCTACGTCAG ATCCATCCATCCCTTTGAAATTCCTGAAATCATCAGCCTGCCTATTGACCAAGGAAACCCACTCTACTTCAAATGGCTAGAAGAGAGCATCCCAAGAGACTGA